From Hydractinia symbiolongicarpus strain clone_291-10 chromosome 12, HSymV2.1, whole genome shotgun sequence, one genomic window encodes:
- the LOC130622621 gene encoding heparanase-like — translation MKSVLILFLLFSTTFVVHSSKAWFLKNNMTCKYCLKKIFLTKFLSRLPHFASVVVDVDLNYKRCKIDERFLSFSIDTLEMMRKFRCVPLRLEKFNNLAKALKPAYLRIGGTPQDYLTISTKTRKENAGKSYRSKRDKIRQAKETYNCTPYFENWKKMKPYTLPVFYFEEIAKFASRNGLKLIFGLNEKQRKSHNRWNAKHARKIIRFAERNGYEVDWELGNEPNRYTKYGEKYGVTGEQLAIDISKLRSLVKRKSSQVFGPDITQPNYKSLMFMEEFLTSRPRVDAITYHQYYMHQTASTLAAYLDPTYLSKLNEQMAWQRRLLEVTNTTSPLWLGETGSSSGGGARDLSDTYASGFLYLGKLGLASTHCHKVVIRQSFYGGYYGMLDPVTHNPLPDYWSALIFKKLVGDRVLDTNRVVESYFQVFAFCSRASRYDIVVMAINLNLNETIRFSIRGLEKKEVEAYVLTAPDNNLQSKMILLNGNILTLTKDNIIPSIKGVKAKTPVFLPRSSYGFFVFKNVNANGCM, via the coding sequence ATGAAGTCGGTATTAatattgtttttgcttttttcaacTACGTTTGTTGTCCACAGCAGTAAGGCTTGGTTTTTGAAGAATAATATGACTTGCAAGTATTgtctgaagaaaatatttttaacaaagtttcTTTCCAGACTTCCTCATTTCGCCAGCGTGGTTGTAGATGTCGACTTGAATTACAAAAGATGCAAAATTGATGAACGGTTTTTGTCTTTCTCCATTGATACGCTTGAAATGATGAGAAAGTTTCGTTGTGTTCCATTACGCTTGGAGAAGTTTAACAATCTGGCCAAGGCTTTGAAACCTGCATATTTAAGAATTGGAGGCACTCCTCAAGATTATCTTACCATTTCTACAAAAACACGTAAAGAAAACGCGGGAAAAAGTTACCGAAGCAAAAGAGACAAAATCAGGCAAGCGAAAGAGACATATAATTGCACTCCTTATTtcgaaaattggaaaaaaatgaAGCCTTACACACTCCCCGTGTTTTattttgaagaaattgcgaAGTTTGCGTCAAGAAatggtttgaaattaatttttggtttaaatgaaaaacaaagaaaatcgcaTAACAGATGGAATGCTAAACACGCTCGAAAAATCATCAGATTTGCTGAGAGAAATGGGTACGAAGTGGACTGGGAGTTGGGTAACGAACCAAACCGATATACAAAATATGGCGAGAAGTACGGTGTTACCGGTGAACAACTTGCGATAGATATTTCAAAACTGAGATCGCTAGTTAAAAGGAAAAGCAGTCAAGTATTTGGTCCCGACATTACACAACCTAATTACAAGTCGTTGATGTTCATGGAAGAATTCCTTACAAGCAGACCTCGTGTGGATGCTATCACTTATCATCAGTATTATATGCATCAAACTGCGTCAACTTTAGCGGCTTACTTAGATCCTACCTACCTGAGTAAGCTCAATGAACAAATGGCTTGGCAACGGCGTCTACTTGAAGTCACAAACACAACTTCCCCCTTATGGTTAGGGGAAACTGGGAGTTCCAGTGGTGGAGGAGCTCGTGATCTATCTGATACATACGCGTCTGGTTTTTTATATCTTGGCAAGTTAGGCCTTGCATCAACACATTGTCATAAAGTAGTAATTAGACAAAGTTTTTATGGCGGATATTATGGCATGCTGGATCCAGTTACCCATAATCCTTTGCCAGATTATTGGTCTGCTCTTATATTTAAGAAACTTGTCGGGGATAGGGTGTTGGATACAAACAGAGTGGTGGAGAGTTATTTTCAAGTGTTTGCTTTTTGTTCCAGAGCAAGTCGGTATGATATTGTAGTCATGGCAATTAACTTGAACCTAAACGAAACTATCAGATTCTCCATTCGTGGTTTAGAGAAAAAAGAGGTTGAGGCGTATGTCCTAACTGCGCCAGATAACAATCTTCAATCAAAGATGATATTATTAAATGGAAATATCCTCACTTTGACGAAAGATAACATTATACCAAGTATTAAAGGAGTTAAAGCAAAAACACCTGTATTTCTTCCGCGATCAAGTTACGGATTCTTTGTGTTCAAAAACGTCAACGCTAATGGATGCATGTAG
- the LOC130621354 gene encoding uncharacterized protein LOC130621354, with translation MKYNCQFCEHTSVCFKWLIKHMWDFHSLSQKFAVVCGVSSCIKKFRNEKSFLRHLKLKHGNFYLNHMKRYTTDFPEAVGTSKQTEDDVNYETLIKKDANEVELEDTCFDDVSECSPLSLDFDSIIADILVELRERYYVTQNAVSFICEKVCNILCIDREVHKKQIVNSLYDNPGPLIHEETKIFLDCESPFKKSLDRFRNGTVLTNFVAKKPEYVAPSEVFLGYSDSGSKETMQYVPIFETLKSMLCHEDVLGEVLQPVTVECQNGRLNRFSDGSLHQANSLFSHKPNALQIVLYHDDFQVANPLGNKTHKCKVSGFYFILGNLKPEHRSRLKDIQLALLCNASLVKKYGYKTVLNPCIEDIKKLEEFGIEIEFDQSLIKFFGSLSMLVADNLAAHAIGGYYQNFSTVERFCRVCNRVKSRICDMTCHDILRTKEAYDAQVLEVEKNPELTKLYGIKERSVLNQLKYFHITTGCPGDIAHDIFEGFAVDFVSMLVVIFLKDKLLTIPHINKKINEFPYADRPLTQLRFKQTACEMWNLLRLFPLMIGNDIDHDNAAWMCFIHFLDIVERLCAPSFNEEELCKLEEEIKFFFETFLTIFPDDSIKPKAHFITHYPMNIRLFGPLVKTLRFESKNGYLKSCVAASRNTINLCKSMAVHHQMLMYLEHKEDFYFSSAIEVVGLKEVLVSSLPEKFFDLINKKCSIFGESISEARGVTHQGQKYYSGDAVVLSCFAGKVEFGEIISVFIVHDIPYLMCNKLEVLSFAKHVNSFSMKRIPDVYALVRVDDFHDYHPLGIYHLEEMFMPPHHYILCTK, from the coding sequence ATGAAATACAATTGTCAATTTTGTGAGCACACTTCAGTTTGTTTTAAGTGGCTTATTAAACATATGTGGGATTTCCATTCATTATCTCAAAAGTTTGCTGTTGTTTGTGGCGTTTCCAGTTGcataaaaaaattcagaaatgaGAAAAGTTTTCTGAGACATCTGAAATTAAAACATGGAAACTTTTACCTTAATCATATGAAAAGGTATACAACTGATTTTCCTGAAGCAGTGGGTACTTCAAAGCAGACTGAAGATGATGTAAATTATGAGACACTCATCAAAAAAGATGCTAATGAGGTTGAATTGGAGGATACCTGTTTTGATGATGTATCTGAATGTTCACCACTGTCACTTGATTTCGATTCAATCATTGCTGATATACTAGTCGAACTCAGAGAAAGGTATTATGTAACTCAAAACGCTGTTTCATTCATTTGTGAAAAAGTGTGCAATATTCTTTGCATTGATAGAGAAGTGCACAAAAAGCAAATTGTTAATTCACTATATGATAATCCTGGACCCTTAATTCATGAAGagacaaaaatatttcttgatTGTGAAAGTCCTTTCAAAAAATCGCTTGATAGATTCCGAAATGGGACAGTCTTGACtaattttgttgcaaaaaagCCTGAGTATGTGGCCCCCAGTGAAGTTTTTCTTGGTTACAGTGACAGTGGTTCAAAAGAAACCATGCAATATGTCCCCATTTTCGAGACATTGAAAAGTATGTTATGCCATGAAGATGTGTTGGGTGAAGTTTTACAGCCGGTGACAGTGGAATGTCAGAATGGAAGATTGAATCGCTTTTCTGATGGATCATTGCATCAAGCTAATTCCCTATTTTCTCATAAGCCAAATGCACTACAAATAGTCTTATATCATGATGATTTCCAAGTTGCCAACCCTCTTGGGAATAAAACACATAAATGTAAAGTTTcaggattttattttatattgggAAATTTAAAACCAGAGCACCGATCAAGATTGAAAGACATTCAGCTAGCTTTGTTGTGTAATGCATCGTTAgtaaaaaaatatggatataagACAGTATTAAATCCCTGCATTGAAGACATCAAGAAGTTAGAAGAATTTGGAATTGAGATTGAATTTGATCAATctttgataaagttttttggatCTCTTTCGATGCTTGTAGCAGATAACCTTGCTGCCCATGCTATTGGCGGATATTATCAGAACTTTTCCACTGTGGAAAGATTTTGTCGCGTATGTAATCGTGTGAAGTCAAGAATTTGTGATATGACTTGCCATGATATTTTGAGAACCAAGGAGGCATACGATGCACAAGTACTGGAAGTAGAAAAAAATCCAGAACTGACAAAATTGTATGGTATCAAGGAAAGGTCAGTTCTGAAccagttaaaatattttcatataacTACTGGTTGTCCTGGAGATATTGCACATGATATTTTTGAGGGTTTTGCTGTGGATTTTGTTTCAATGctggttgttatttttttgaaagataAATTGTTAACAATACCACACATCAACAAAAAGATAAATGAATTTCCATATGCAGATCGACCTTTAACCCAATTAAGATTTAAACAAACAGCATGTGAAATGTGGAACTTGCTTCGCTTGTTTCCATTAATGATTGGCAATGATATAGATCATGATAATGCTGCATGGATGTGCTTCATTCATTTTCTAGATATAGTTGAAAGGCTGTGTGCACCATCTTTTAATGAGGAAGAGTTATGTAAACTTGAGgaagaaatcaaattttttttcgaaacatTTCTTACAATATTTCCAGATGACTCAATCAAACCTAAAGCACATTTTATCACTCACTATCCAATGAATATTCGTCTATTTGGTCCTCTTGTGAAGACGTTGCGGTTCGAATCAAAGAATGGCTACTTGAAGTCTTGTGTAGCTGCATCACGAAATACAATAAATTTATGCAAATCTATGGCTGTACACCACCAAATGCTGATGTATTTAGAACATaaagaagatttttatttttcatcagctatAGAAGTCGTTGGATTAAAGGAAGTTCTGGTGTCCTCGTTACCAGAGAAGttttttgatttaataaataaaaagtgttCGATTTTTGGTGAGTCTATCAGTGAGGCGCGTGGCGTTACTCATCAGGGCCAAAAATACTACAGTGGAGATGCTGTAGTTTTATCATGTTTTGCTGGCAAGGTCGAATTTGGTGAGATTATAtctgtttttattgtacatgaTATACCCTATCTTATGTGCAACAAGTTGGAAGTATTATCTTTTGCTAAACATGTCAATTCATTTTCCATGAAAAGAATTCCTGATGTGTATGCGTTAGTCAGGGTTGATGATTTTCATGATTACCACCCTCTGGGTATTTATCATTTGGAGGAAATGTTTATGCCTCCTCATCACTACATTCTATGCACCAAATAG
- the LOC130622623 gene encoding oxidoreductase NAD-binding domain-containing protein 1-like isoform X1, whose amino-acid sequence MVAKLLQIFSLFVRLSRKMSNHVDRTKDVLREKVFSTATITDVQAISPTIKWLNLTVDNANLTFRPGQWLDLHIPNLPVVGGYSMCSTPALLKKEKQLHLAVKYSDHPPAVWVHTKCTKGDKVSIQIGGEFLYNVAAEGLKQDTLLIGAGVGINPLYSVFKHISEVHECNKDVKKCFGQTTMLYTATSLKELIFKDDMDLITSSHDKMTSFYFVTRETGLNNKNIIERRITEEDLSDAVKSTTSDIPNLIAYLCGPEPMMLSMKGALVKLGLHEDNIRYESWW is encoded by the exons ATGGTGGCTAAACTCCTCCAGATATTTTCGTTATTCGTCAGGTTATCTAG AAAGATGTCTAACCATGTGGATCGAACTAAAGATGTGTTAAGAGAAaag GTTTTTTCTACAGCCACAATCACAGATGTACAAGCGATATCTCCTACAATCAAATGGCTAAATCTTACTGTTGATAATGCAAATTTAACATTTCGGCCAGGTCAGTG GCTGGATTTACATATTCCAAATTTACCAGTTGTTGGTGGCTATTCAATGTGCTCTACACcggctcttttaaaaaaagaaaaacaacttcatttgGCAGTCAAGTATAGTGACCACCCTCCAGCTGTATGGGTGCACACAAAG TGTACGAAAGGAGACAAAGTATCCATTCAAATTGGTGGAGAGTTTTTATATAACGTTGCTGCAGAGGGTTTAAAACAAGATACGTTGCTTATTGGTGCCGGTGTTGGTATTAATCCTTTGTATTCAGTATTTAAACATATTTCTGAAGTCCACGAATGCAACAAGgatgtgaaaaaatgttttgggcAGACAACAATGTTGTATACTGCAACAAGTTTAAAAGAATTGATATTTAAG GATGACATGGATTTAATTACGTCAAGCCACGATAAAATGACGTCATTCTACTTTGTTACAAGGGAAACAGGCTtgaataacaaaaacataatcg aaaggCGAATTACTGAAGAGGACTTAAGTGATGCTGTAAAATCCACGACTTCTGATATACCGAATCTTATTGCATATTTGTGTGGTCCGGAACCAATGATGTTAAGTATGAAAGGAGCTTTAGTAAAGCTTGGCTTACACGAAGACAATATACGCTATGAGTCATGGTGGTAG
- the LOC130622623 gene encoding oxidoreductase NAD-binding domain-containing protein 1-like isoform X2, which translates to MSNHVDRTKDVLREKVFSTATITDVQAISPTIKWLNLTVDNANLTFRPGQWLDLHIPNLPVVGGYSMCSTPALLKKEKQLHLAVKYSDHPPAVWVHTKCTKGDKVSIQIGGEFLYNVAAEGLKQDTLLIGAGVGINPLYSVFKHISEVHECNKDVKKCFGQTTMLYTATSLKELIFKDDMDLITSSHDKMTSFYFVTRETGLNNKNIIERRITEEDLSDAVKSTTSDIPNLIAYLCGPEPMMLSMKGALVKLGLHEDNIRYESWW; encoded by the exons ATGTCTAACCATGTGGATCGAACTAAAGATGTGTTAAGAGAAaag GTTTTTTCTACAGCCACAATCACAGATGTACAAGCGATATCTCCTACAATCAAATGGCTAAATCTTACTGTTGATAATGCAAATTTAACATTTCGGCCAGGTCAGTG GCTGGATTTACATATTCCAAATTTACCAGTTGTTGGTGGCTATTCAATGTGCTCTACACcggctcttttaaaaaaagaaaaacaacttcatttgGCAGTCAAGTATAGTGACCACCCTCCAGCTGTATGGGTGCACACAAAG TGTACGAAAGGAGACAAAGTATCCATTCAAATTGGTGGAGAGTTTTTATATAACGTTGCTGCAGAGGGTTTAAAACAAGATACGTTGCTTATTGGTGCCGGTGTTGGTATTAATCCTTTGTATTCAGTATTTAAACATATTTCTGAAGTCCACGAATGCAACAAGgatgtgaaaaaatgttttgggcAGACAACAATGTTGTATACTGCAACAAGTTTAAAAGAATTGATATTTAAG GATGACATGGATTTAATTACGTCAAGCCACGATAAAATGACGTCATTCTACTTTGTTACAAGGGAAACAGGCTtgaataacaaaaacataatcg aaaggCGAATTACTGAAGAGGACTTAAGTGATGCTGTAAAATCCACGACTTCTGATATACCGAATCTTATTGCATATTTGTGTGGTCCGGAACCAATGATGTTAAGTATGAAAGGAGCTTTAGTAAAGCTTGGCTTACACGAAGACAATATACGCTATGAGTCATGGTGGTAG